The following DNA comes from Candidatus Melainabacteria bacterium.
CAACCAAATAGTTTAGATGTTCATCTAGGAAACCATTATGCAATTCAAATGAATGATGGAGATTTTGAAGAAATTATAACTGGTGATTTTATATTAAAGCCTGGTGATTTTGTTTTAGCTACTACACAAGAATATTTTTATTTTGGACCTACATTACATGGTGTTCTTCAGGGAAAATCAAGTTGGGCTAGAGTTGGATTATATGTTGAATCAGCAGGACTTTTTGATTCAGGTTTTGAAGGTGTTGCAGTTGTAGAACTTACAAATCAAGGTAAAGCACCTTTAATATTAAGAGCTGGACAACCAATAGCTCAGATGATATTTCAAAGGAATTTACCTGTTTGGAAATCATATAAGCAAAAAGGGCATTATTTAGGACAAAAAAATGCTAAACAAACATGCATGAAGAATGTAATTGAAAAAACAAAACAAAAAACTTTCCTTAAATTAAATACAAAATTGGAAAATTAGAAATTTCTCTGCTACAATTTTTAAAAACTTATATTTATTGTTAAGGAGTGAACATGATAAAAGATGGTTGGTTTTTTGAAGATGATATGCCATTTGGTGTTGCACTTCAGATAAAAGGATCTTTGTATTCATCAAAAAGCAAATATCAAAAAATAGATGTATTAGATTCATATTCAATGGGAAATGTTATGCTCTTGGATGATAAATTAATGCTTACTGAAAAAGATGAGTTTTATTACCATGAGACAATAGCTCATTCATCTCTCTCAATTCATCCTTGTCCTAAAAGAGTTATGGTAATTGGTGGTGGTGACGGTGGCACAGTAAGAGAAATATTAAAGTATAAAACTATTGAAGAAGTTGAGCTAGTAGAAATAGATGAAGAAGTAATAAATATTTCTAAAAAATATTTTTCTCAAGTAGCATGTGAGTTAACTAATCCTAAACTAAAAATAAAAGTTAATGA
Coding sequences within:
- the dcd gene encoding dCTP deaminase, whose protein sequence is MPFLILIIILISFAIYFLFFSSGNLVDWQLKLYLRLGFLKIENYKEDSIQPNSLDVHLGNHYAIQMNDGDFEEIITGDFILKPGDFVLATTQEYFYFGPTLHGVLQGKSSWARVGLYVESAGLFDSGFEGVAVVELTNQGKAPLILRAGQPIAQMIFQRNLPVWKSYKQKGHYLGQKNAKQTCMKNVIEKTKQKTFLKLNTKLEN